The sequence below is a genomic window from Bacillota bacterium.
GATACGTCTGTGCAACCGCCTTGGCTACAGCGGTTACCAAGAGCTCAAGATCGCTCTTGCTCGGGAGCTCGTATCGCCAAACAAGAACATTCACGAAGATATCGGCCCCAGTGACGACCTAGCAACGGCTGTCAGGAAGGCTTTTCAAGCAAACGCCCAGGCAATCAATGACACCCTGGACCTCCTCAATATGGAGTATCTGGCCAAGGCGGTCGACGCTGTCTCTGGCGCCCGGCAAGTATACCTCTACGGGGTCGGCACCTCCGCCTTGGCGGCGCAGGACGCGTACTACAAGCTGATAAGGGTCGGGATCCCGGCCAACTTTTTCGCAGACCCTCACATGCAGGCCATGTCTACCGTCCTCATGGGAGACAAAGACGTGGCTATCGGCTTCTCGCACTCGGGCAGCACGAAGGACGTCGTGGACGCGTTGTCCCTTGCCAAAGCGCAGGGCGCGCGCGTCATATGCATAACTAACCGCGGCAGGTCTCCGGCGGCAAAGATTTCGGACATCCTACTGCTCACCGCGTCAGAGGAGACCCCTTTCGGCAGCGGTGGCATGCCGTCCGTGATGGCGCAGCTCAGTATCGTAGACG
It includes:
- a CDS encoding MurR/RpiR family transcriptional regulator; this translates as MSQVSQRTPVVENAVPFAGCLPKLRKMFGTFRPSEKKVASYILNNAAQVIYQSITELSVNSGASDATVIRLCNRLGYSGYQELKIALARELVSPNKNIHEDIGPSDDLATAVRKAFQANAQAINDTLDLLNMEYLAKAVDAVSGARQVYLYGVGTSALAAQDAYYKLIRVGIPANFFADPHMQAMSTVLMGDKDVAIGFSHSGSTKDVVDALSLAKAQGARVICITNRGRSPAAKISDILLLTASEETPFGSGGMPSVMAQLSIVDALFVGVALKIYDRAVRFIERTGEAVKGKKY